A region of Chloracidobacterium sp. DNA encodes the following proteins:
- a CDS encoding molecular chaperone TorD family protein, whose product MKIQENSTRDLLAEAAEWRLISLLFDCPSNDWLKQVADLANPVRDKKLKRAAKAAQKEASEGLFHSIFGPGGPAPGREVSYRGWVQPGYMLAELNSFYDAFSYNPTTSEVPDHVAVETGFVAYLRLKEFYALENGDSESADVTSRASVTFVDDHISKYAQRLSKLLAASGINYLKLAGAALFDRVGPDKDKSKQIFLPVLDEENEPGFECGGAAI is encoded by the coding sequence ATGAAAATCCAGGAAAACAGTACTAGAGATCTGCTCGCCGAAGCGGCAGAATGGCGGCTGATAAGCCTACTATTCGATTGTCCGTCAAATGACTGGCTAAAGCAGGTCGCAGATCTCGCAAACCCCGTTAGAGACAAGAAACTGAAACGTGCCGCAAAAGCCGCTCAGAAAGAGGCCAGTGAAGGACTATTTCATTCCATCTTCGGGCCGGGAGGACCGGCCCCGGGTCGCGAGGTCAGTTATCGCGGCTGGGTTCAACCGGGTTACATGCTGGCGGAATTGAATAGCTTCTACGACGCGTTCTCTTATAATCCGACCACGAGCGAGGTGCCTGATCATGTTGCGGTCGAGACCGGATTCGTCGCGTATCTGCGATTGAAAGAATTTTATGCTCTGGAAAACGGCGATAGTGAAAGTGCCGACGTAACTTCCAGGGCGTCAGTAACCTTTGTCGACGATCATATTTCAAAATATGCCCAAAGGCTGTCTAAGTTGCTTGCCGCATCTGGGATAAATTACCTTAAGCTCGCAGGAGCGGCGCTCTTTGACCGCGTCGGCCCGGACAAAGACAAATCGAAGCAAATATTTCTGCCGGTGCTCGACGAAGAGAACGAGCCTGGATTTGAATGCGGCGGAGCGGCCATATGA
- a CDS encoding DUF4070 domain-containing protein, producing MRVLFVYPVFPETYWSFRHALSFVGKKAAFPPLGLLTVSAMLPENWQRRLVDMNVQPLTRSDIQWADIVFLSAMIVQRESLDRVVKLCKELGKRVAVGGPYVSTSSDLVPEADFVFVGEAEATLPEFIDDLKCGSPKRIYQAAERPSLLSTPVPDFGLIDINQYSSMNVQFSRGCPFSCEFCDIIEIYGRSPRTKSSEQMLAEMEAMRVAGWRGTVFIVDDNFIGNKREVRKFLPDLIEWSERHNFPFSFLTEASVNLAEDDSLLEMMQAAGFHRVFVGIETPAAESLKEANKSQNTKRDLLESVRKIQSYGIEVMAGFIVGFDNDPQDIFDRQINFIRESAIPLAMVGLLTALPDTQLWKRLEREGRLIHESSGNNTDCSLNFVPKMNRERLVDGYKAILRTIYSSEEFYQRALDCLSRVRNGSAGLQRDSVIGVLRSFIRIVLRLGVRDRERRRFWKYLFRVVRLSPRSLGNGIALAAMGYHFRKVTEIHCAKVPLTGFAGDGTQLVGEVSFAD from the coding sequence GTGAGAGTATTATTTGTTTATCCTGTTTTCCCCGAGACCTACTGGAGCTTTCGCCACGCACTGTCGTTTGTCGGCAAGAAGGCCGCGTTTCCGCCGCTAGGACTGCTGACCGTTTCCGCCATGTTGCCCGAGAATTGGCAACGGCGTCTCGTAGATATGAATGTCCAGCCGCTAACCAGGAGCGATATTCAATGGGCGGATATTGTCTTTCTCAGCGCGATGATCGTCCAGAGGGAATCACTCGATCGGGTTGTAAAATTATGCAAAGAACTTGGCAAGCGAGTCGCAGTCGGCGGCCCGTATGTCTCGACGAGCTCGGATCTCGTACCGGAAGCGGATTTTGTTTTCGTAGGTGAAGCGGAAGCCACCTTGCCGGAGTTTATCGACGATTTGAAATGCGGCTCGCCAAAGCGCATATATCAAGCAGCCGAGCGGCCCTCCCTTCTATCCACGCCAGTGCCGGATTTCGGTTTGATCGACATAAACCAGTACTCCTCGATGAATGTCCAATTTTCCCGGGGCTGTCCGTTTTCATGTGAGTTTTGCGACATTATCGAGATCTATGGCCGCTCGCCGCGCACCAAGTCAAGCGAACAGATGTTGGCCGAAATGGAGGCCATGCGGGTCGCCGGCTGGCGCGGCACGGTGTTTATCGTCGATGACAACTTCATCGGCAACAAACGCGAAGTTAGAAAATTCCTGCCGGACCTTATTGAATGGTCTGAGCGACATAATTTTCCATTTTCCTTTTTGACGGAAGCAAGCGTAAATCTAGCCGAAGATGATTCTTTGCTCGAGATGATGCAAGCCGCCGGCTTTCACCGCGTCTTTGTCGGCATCGAAACACCCGCCGCTGAAAGTCTTAAAGAAGCCAACAAATCTCAGAACACAAAACGCGATCTGCTTGAGTCTGTTCGAAAGATCCAAAGCTATGGAATCGAGGTCATGGCCGGTTTTATTGTTGGATTCGATAACGATCCACAGGATATTTTCGACCGACAGATCAACTTTATCCGTGAAAGTGCAATTCCGCTTGCAATGGTCGGGCTCTTGACAGCCCTCCCCGACACGCAGCTTTGGAAGCGTTTGGAGCGCGAAGGCCGGCTTATTCATGAAAGCAGCGGAAACAATACGGATTGTTCTTTGAATTTTGTTCCAAAAATGAATCGGGAACGCCTAGTCGATGGATACAAAGCCATTTTAAGGACCATTTACAGTTCGGAGGAATTCTATCAGCGCGCACTGGACTGCCTATCGCGTGTGAGAAACGGTTCGGCAGGATTGCAGCGAGACAGCGTCATCGGCGTTCTCAGGTCCTTCATCAGAATCGTGTTGAGACTCGGCGTACGCGACCGGGAACGCCGTCGATTCTGGAAGTATTTATTCCGAGTCGTAAGACTTTCCCCGCGCAGTCTAGGAAACGGGATCGCTCTGGCGGCAATGGGATATCACTTTAGAAAGGTGACGGAGATACACTGTGCAAAAGTGCCCTTGACGGGGTTTGCGGGTGACGGGACGCAATTGGTCGGCGAAGTCAGTTTCGCCGACTGA
- a CDS encoding aspartate aminotransferase family protein, which produces MHNVDIDLVEMSLDVIKYAIGRISDTDPKLGFPKKAEELKALVGETISPRGIGGEKAFALFKDVLVKASVPIDHPRHLAFVPASPTRAAVMFDLVTSATSVHGAFWLEGAGCIFAENQAMEWLVSLTGMPVGAFGVFTSGGTEANLSAMVTARENWRDREERNSKTRGIVIASNGAHSSIKAMAKVIDADVLLIETESRLEGSHLAEALSRMSAKDRGRVFAVIATAGTTNAGIIDDLAGIATICKSESIWFHVDAAYGGGALAARSVRHLFNGIEEADSVTIDPHKWLFSPYDCGAIIYRDPELAKRAHAQEGSYLDIFSDEGAQGFNPSDYQIQLTRRVRGLPLWFSLATHGTDRYEKAIERGIELAQIAGRLITEFEHTELVREPSLSCVLYRRKGWEAEDYRAWTYKNHKSGFALVAPTKWRNPEGPETVSRFCFINPDTTEQDITDILATMA; this is translated from the coding sequence ATGCACAACGTTGATATCGATCTTGTCGAGATGTCACTCGATGTCATCAAATACGCGATAGGGCGTATTTCTGATACCGATCCCAAGCTTGGCTTTCCTAAGAAGGCAGAGGAGTTGAAGGCCCTCGTTGGCGAGACGATTTCACCGAGAGGCATCGGCGGCGAGAAGGCATTCGCTCTTTTCAAGGATGTGTTGGTCAAAGCGAGTGTCCCGATCGATCATCCTCGCCATCTTGCGTTTGTCCCCGCATCTCCGACCCGCGCGGCAGTGATGTTCGACCTCGTCACCTCGGCAACCAGCGTTCATGGGGCATTCTGGCTGGAGGGAGCTGGTTGCATTTTTGCCGAGAACCAAGCGATGGAATGGCTGGTCTCATTGACTGGAATGCCCGTCGGAGCTTTTGGTGTTTTTACAAGCGGAGGCACAGAGGCAAATCTTTCCGCAATGGTCACGGCTCGCGAAAATTGGCGAGACCGCGAGGAACGCAATTCTAAAACCCGGGGCATCGTGATCGCCTCGAACGGGGCACATTCGTCGATCAAGGCGATGGCGAAAGTTATCGACGCCGATGTCCTTCTGATCGAAACGGAGAGCCGCCTCGAAGGCTCTCATCTGGCTGAAGCCTTATCGCGGATGTCAGCTAAAGATCGAGGCAGGGTGTTCGCAGTGATCGCAACGGCGGGGACGACCAATGCCGGAATAATTGACGATCTCGCGGGTATCGCAACTATATGTAAATCAGAGAGTATCTGGTTTCACGTAGATGCCGCCTACGGTGGCGGAGCATTGGCGGCGCGCTCAGTGCGGCATCTATTTAACGGGATCGAAGAAGCCGACAGTGTCACGATCGATCCCCACAAGTGGTTATTTTCACCGTACGATTGCGGTGCGATCATATACCGCGACCCGGAACTCGCAAAAAGGGCCCACGCTCAGGAGGGTTCCTACCTCGATATCTTCAGCGACGAAGGTGCACAGGGATTTAATCCGTCGGATTATCAGATACAGCTAACGCGGCGTGTGCGAGGGCTGCCGTTGTGGTTCTCCCTGGCAACGCACGGAACCGATAGATATGAAAAAGCTATCGAACGCGGGATCGAACTTGCTCAGATCGCCGGCCGGTTGATAACAGAATTTGAACACACAGAACTTGTCAGAGAACCAAGCCTATCCTGCGTATTGTACCGTCGTAAAGGATGGGAGGCCGAAGACTACCGCGCGTGGACCTACAAGAATCACAAGTCAGGGTTCGCTCTGGTCGCTCCCACCAAATGGAGAAACCCGGAAGGTCCTGAAACTGTATCGCGATTTTGTTTCATAAATCCCGACACTACCGAACAAGATATCACTGACATTCTGGCAACGATGGCCTAA
- the ric gene encoding iron-sulfur cluster repair di-iron protein, with product MISVQGKTVREIALEMPLTTRVFEEFKIDYCCHGDTPFDDACRNVGASPETVKEQIDGVLDGSTNSDQESFSKMDLSDLVDHILDKHHVYTRDEMSHLTPLMAKVASRHGDHNPYLLELKELFQALCDDLDPHMVKEEMVLFPYIQKLEHSYSNHLNVAFPPFGTVQHPVNMMNIEHEEVGELLVKMRRVTNDYTLPAEACPSFTALYHRLGEFERDLHQHIHLENNLLFPRAIELEQKARA from the coding sequence ATGATCAGTGTTCAAGGTAAGACAGTTCGCGAAATAGCACTTGAGATGCCGTTGACGACCCGCGTCTTTGAGGAATTCAAGATCGACTATTGTTGTCATGGAGACACGCCGTTCGACGACGCCTGTCGAAACGTCGGGGCGAGTCCGGAGACAGTAAAGGAGCAGATCGATGGCGTTCTGGATGGATCAACAAATAGTGATCAAGAATCGTTCTCCAAAATGGACTTGAGCGATCTCGTCGATCATATTTTGGATAAACATCACGTCTATACACGCGACGAAATGAGCCATTTGACACCGTTGATGGCCAAGGTCGCCAGCCGTCACGGTGATCACAATCCATATCTCCTTGAGTTAAAAGAGCTTTTTCAGGCACTCTGTGATGATCTGGATCCTCACATGGTGAAAGAAGAAATGGTTCTTTTCCCATACATACAAAAACTGGAGCATAGTTATTCGAATCATCTGAACGTTGCGTTTCCGCCATTCGGAACGGTTCAGCATCCGGTAAATATGATGAACATCGAGCATGAAGAAGTCGGGGAACTACTTGTTAAAATGCGTCGAGTTACGAATGACTACACTCTGCCGGCGGAGGCGTGCCCGAGTTTCACCGCCCTGTATCATCGGCTCGGGGAATTTGAGCGTGATCTGCACCAGCATATTCACCTTGAGAACAATCTGCTCTTTCCACGTGCTATCGAACTCGAACAAAAGGCTCGAGCCTAA
- a CDS encoding YwiC-like family protein gives MNQSMSTAAPITAPIRVVRVRQVALPVEHGGWAFLLEPLIAGLAIAYSTGAPWIACLTIGAFLTRQPLKVLIADRFGMRNRERACLAFRFLLCYGAIFSIGLAGTLLSVGVQSLLPFIWILPLAIFQIYIDASRQSRKLIPELMGAVVMSASIAAIGLSANMPVVDAAALWAIFASRSIASILYVRERLRLEKGKQYSRMIPTLAHIAALFLVSMLAFYGLSSILTIMAMSVLAYRAIAGLSPGRSKMKAMQIGVWEIIYGVIVVLSVVIGHYSGF, from the coding sequence ATGAACCAAAGTATGTCGACTGCCGCACCGATAACAGCACCAATTAGAGTTGTTCGAGTGCGGCAAGTCGCTCTTCCGGTCGAACACGGTGGATGGGCATTTTTGCTCGAACCCCTAATTGCCGGTCTGGCGATCGCTTATTCAACCGGAGCTCCCTGGATCGCCTGTCTTACTATCGGTGCGTTTCTCACACGGCAACCGCTAAAGGTGCTGATCGCCGACCGCTTTGGCATGCGGAACAGGGAGCGCGCGTGCCTGGCCTTTCGATTTTTGCTTTGCTACGGTGCGATATTCTCCATTGGGCTTGCTGGTACGCTCCTTTCGGTAGGCGTCCAGTCGCTACTCCCATTTATTTGGATCTTGCCGCTCGCTATTTTTCAAATATACATTGATGCCTCGAGACAAAGCCGCAAGTTAATACCCGAGTTGATGGGAGCAGTCGTTATGTCGGCTTCAATCGCGGCGATCGGACTATCGGCCAATATGCCGGTGGTAGATGCCGCCGCTCTATGGGCGATCTTTGCGTCAAGGTCAATTGCCTCTATCCTGTATGTTCGCGAGCGACTTCGTCTGGAAAAAGGTAAGCAGTATTCCCGGATGATCCCGACACTCGCCCATATCGCGGCTCTTTTTCTGGTATCAATGTTAGCTTTCTATGGCCTTAGTTCGATTTTGACGATTATGGCTATGTCGGTACTGGCTTATCGAGCTATTGCTGGCCTCTCACCGGGTCGGAGTAAAATGAAAGCGATGCAGATCGGCGTTTGGGAGATCATTTACGGCGTGATCGTCGTACTATCGGTCGTGATCGGACATTATTCCGGATTCTGA
- a CDS encoding MFS transporter — MPIEITKPATSINYRNPTLIGLGASMALTALVIVGSRNLEHFDSALFGYLIASIVAFGAIFFRYALWLQRPATRAYFSRGLKLFFQRKKFARNTLDATKTVGINMLAQKFIFKRAKSRWLMHFLIMWGCVLSAAITFPLVWGWIHFKLESETGYKAYVFGFPMQSMDVHSVMAFFTFKALNFTALMVLAGCAIAIHRRLKDRGAIAVQQFLLDFVPHLLLIAICVSGLMLTASSTYFGGYMYSFIALTHQAIVIMTLFFLPFGKLFHVVQRPASIGVELYQQRAKEMEQAKCRRCGVEFASVMWLGDLKSVVEKVGFDYTMENGETLQDYCPRCKRVMRGLAYSVLMDRPDKVFHGTRADGE; from the coding sequence ATGCCCATCGAGATCACCAAGCCAGCTACTTCGATTAATTATCGCAACCCGACCTTGATCGGGCTCGGGGCATCAATGGCTCTGACGGCACTTGTTATTGTCGGTTCGCGAAATCTTGAACATTTCGATTCGGCTTTATTCGGGTATCTGATCGCGAGTATCGTCGCGTTTGGCGCAATATTTTTCCGCTATGCGCTTTGGCTCCAGCGTCCGGCGACGCGTGCATATTTTTCCAGAGGGTTGAAGCTTTTTTTCCAGCGAAAGAAATTTGCACGCAACACACTAGACGCCACAAAAACGGTTGGCATAAACATGCTCGCCCAGAAGTTTATCTTCAAACGGGCCAAATCAAGATGGCTGATGCATTTTCTGATCATGTGGGGCTGTGTTTTGTCAGCGGCCATCACATTCCCGCTTGTTTGGGGCTGGATACATTTCAAACTTGAGAGCGAGACAGGCTACAAGGCCTACGTATTCGGCTTTCCAATGCAGTCGATGGACGTCCACAGCGTAATGGCTTTTTTCACATTCAAGGCCCTCAATTTCACAGCCCTCATGGTTCTAGCGGGCTGTGCTATTGCGATCCATCGCCGCTTAAAAGACCGCGGAGCAATTGCGGTCCAGCAATTTCTTTTGGATTTTGTTCCGCATCTTCTGTTGATTGCGATCTGTGTCTCGGGTCTCATGCTAACGGCATCGAGCACGTATTTCGGTGGGTATATGTACTCGTTCATTGCCCTGACCCATCAAGCGATAGTGATAATGACGCTTTTCTTCCTACCGTTCGGCAAGCTGTTTCATGTCGTCCAGCGCCCGGCGTCGATCGGCGTTGAACTCTATCAGCAGCGAGCCAAAGAAATGGAGCAGGCAAAATGTCGGCGGTGCGGCGTAGAATTCGCATCCGTTATGTGGCTCGGCGATCTGAAGAGCGTCGTCGAAAAAGTTGGTTTTGACTACACAATGGAAAATGGCGAAACATTGCAGGACTATTGCCCACGGTGTAAGCGGGTAATGCGAGGGCTGGCATACTCCGTTCTTATGGATCGCCCGGATAAGGTCTTTCACGGCACCCGCGCTGACGGCGAATAA
- a CDS encoding Crp/Fnr family transcriptional regulator, translating into MSQISDHFSAELTEGLFAIGRRRSFGGGEHVFFEGDQATFLPIILAGKIKMVRYPEAGKEIIIGTFQAGEIFAIPPAMDGKRFPATAVAIENSSLLMVPRGEFLALMESSSEFSSLVLNRMCGILRDRADTVQILATPSAEQRVASIILRLTGEMNAGEVKKITHRRQDIAEMAGLSLETTIRTIRKLAEKGYLKIVGGRIFVETTDHLRTLVR; encoded by the coding sequence ATGAGTCAAATATCCGACCATTTTAGTGCCGAGCTAACAGAAGGTCTCTTTGCTATTGGACGCAGACGTTCGTTCGGTGGCGGCGAGCACGTTTTTTTCGAGGGTGATCAGGCCACATTTTTACCGATCATATTGGCTGGAAAGATCAAAATGGTTCGCTATCCTGAGGCGGGTAAGGAGATCATCATTGGCACGTTTCAGGCTGGCGAGATTTTTGCAATTCCGCCGGCGATGGATGGAAAGCGATTTCCCGCAACAGCCGTCGCAATCGAGAACAGCTCGCTTCTAATGGTCCCGCGGGGTGAGTTTCTCGCCTTAATGGAGTCATCGTCGGAATTTTCGTCCCTGGTGCTTAACCGAATGTGTGGCATTCTCCGTGACCGTGCCGATACCGTTCAGATTTTGGCCACGCCATCCGCCGAGCAGCGTGTTGCGAGCATCATTTTGAGGCTTACGGGTGAAATGAATGCCGGCGAAGTTAAGAAGATCACCCATCGACGGCAAGATATAGCTGAGATGGCAGGGCTTTCGCTCGAGACCACGATCCGGACTATCCGAAAGCTCGCGGAAAAGGGATATCTGAAAATAGTTGGCGGAAGAATATTCGTCGAAACGACTGATCACCTTCGTACTCTTGTCCGTTAG